From one Lycium ferocissimum isolate CSIRO_LF1 chromosome 5, AGI_CSIRO_Lferr_CH_V1, whole genome shotgun sequence genomic stretch:
- the LOC132058566 gene encoding protein LITTLE ZIPPER 4 isoform X2 → MDRINSKLYLQNCYIMAENERLRKKAEVLNQENQQLLNELKHRLSQAGPSNNNDNGIPDLNLNNCSSSKNASSKSKKK, encoded by the coding sequence ATGGACAGAATCAACTCAAAGCTCTACTTGCAAAACTGCTACATAATGGCTGAAAATGAAAGGCTAAGGAAAAAAGCTGAGGTattgaatcaagaaaatcaacAACTTTTGAATGAACTCAAACATAGGCTTTCACAAGCTGGTCCTagcaacaacaacgacaatggAATTCCTGATCTCAATCTCAATAATTGCTCTTCATCCAAGAATGCTTCATCAAAATCCaagaagaagtga
- the LOC132058566 gene encoding protein LITTLE ZIPPER 4 isoform X1, whose protein sequence is MFLCLRYIEMDRINSKLYLQNCYIMAENERLRKKAEVLNQENQQLLNELKHRLSQAGPSNNNDNGIPDLNLNNCSSSKNASSKSKKK, encoded by the exons ATGTTTTTATGTCTTAGATACATAG aAATGGACAGAATCAACTCAAAGCTCTACTTGCAAAACTGCTACATAATGGCTGAAAATGAAAGGCTAAGGAAAAAAGCTGAGGTattgaatcaagaaaatcaacAACTTTTGAATGAACTCAAACATAGGCTTTCACAAGCTGGTCCTagcaacaacaacgacaatggAATTCCTGATCTCAATCTCAATAATTGCTCTTCATCCAAGAATGCTTCATCAAAATCCaagaagaagtga
- the LOC132057469 gene encoding probable purple acid phosphatase 20, whose translation MVGADKMRISWITEDSDTPATVQYGTSPGSYPFSANGDTTTYKYILYNSGEIHNVVIGPLKPNTVYYYRCGPMSSPEFSFKTPPAGFPIKFAVVGDLGETDWTTSTLNHIAKSNYDIMLLPGDLSYADTLQPRWDSFGRLVELLASQRPWMVTEGNHEIEKISMIHTHPFTAYNARWLMPFEQSGSTSNLYYSFEVSGVHVIMLGSYTDFGPGSAQYNWLKNDLKKVDRTKTPWLVVLLHAPWYNSNTAHQDEYESYGMKNSMEDLLFKARVNIVFAGHVHAYERFTRVYKDKANNCGPIYITIGDGGNREGLASKYLDPKPEISIFREASFGHGEFDVVNATHAQWSWHKNDDDEAVVSDNIWITNFASDPSCKQ comes from the exons ATGGTGGGTGCTGACAAGATGAGGATTTCATGGATAACTGAAGATTCCGATACACCGGCGACGGTGCAGTACGGTACATCTCCGGGAAGTTACCCATTTTCAGCAAATGGAGACACTACAacatacaaatatattttgtacaACTCTGGTGAAATACATAATGTTGTTATTGGGCCATTGAAGCCCAATACAGTCTATTACTACCGTTGTGGCCCAATGTCAAGCCCAGAGTTCAGTTTCAAAACCCCTCCAGCTGGATTTCCTATCAAATTTGCAGTTGTAG GTGATTTAGGTGAAACAGATTGGACAACGTCAACCCTCAATCATATTGCAAAATCAAATTATGACATTATGTTGTTGCCCGGGGACCTATCGTACGCAGACACTCTCCAGCCACGATGGGACTCGTTCGGCCGGCTGGTGGAGCTACTAGCAAGCCAACGCCCTTGGATGGTGACTGAGGGCAACCATGAGATTGAGAAAATATCAATGATTCATACACATCCCTTTACAGCATACAATGCAAGATGGCTCATGCCATTTGAGCAAAGTGGTTCAACTTCAAACTTGTACTATTCCTTTGAAGTTTCTGGGGTTCATGTCATCATGTTGGGCTCATACACTGATTTTGGGCCTGGTTCGGCCCAATACAATTGgctaaaaaatgatttgaagaaaGTTGATAGAACAAAAACTCCATGGTTAGTTGTTCTTTTGCATGCACCATGGTACAATTCCAACACTGCTCATCAAGATGAgtatgaatcttatggcatgaagaATTCTATGGAGGATTTACTCTTCAAGGCTCGTGTCAATATCGTTTTCGCGGGACATGTTCATGCCTACGAGAGATTT ACTCGAGTCTACAAAGACAAAGCTAACAACTGTGGTCCAATATACATCACAATTGGAGATGGTGGTAATCGGGAAGGCCTAGCCAGCAA GTATTTAGATCCGAAGCCGGAAATTTCAATATTCAGAGAGGCAAGTTTTGGGCATGGAGAATTTGATGTTGTAAATGCAACTCATGCACAATGGTCATGGCacaaaaatgatgatgatgaagctGTTGTTTCTGATAATATTTGGATAACAAACTTTGCTTCAGATCCCTCCTGTAAACAATAA